In a genomic window of Zootoca vivipara chromosome 5, rZooViv1.1, whole genome shotgun sequence:
- the FAM124B gene encoding protein FAM124B isoform X2, giving the protein MDGRADSLVMTVHLLAKCGHALPLQQALNQLQEWICLDVRLFLVSERTSPIKYYETYRQRSSRFPGTSVLLFLHEDLGEERIFQVHDFFQHPPWQRVHLEIASRKLSPHTLEDQDFYGLDEHMPVWGLRQVHYGTEILRVTLYCSFDNYADAVRLYETILQKEATVQKSSFCAFVLHVTESIAVQLCLKQLPLGICVDSKESSVLQFKVHEIGQLVPLLPNPCIPISSTRWQTEDYEGNKILFQVQGNSKHTGNQDSSSSWHSHEHKEGPLHYPCSPSPLAIRKIAVQPKNRTVRAMKNKSKSSREGAYAPGSICSHSPSNLCSSSQSYSPAGSSCQGLGPSQTNLATKLRHSSHELWPCQRVEETDVDTGNKVILSDCSDSPLSRFSQDIQKALLQSQASCCLLTGSGSTISLHSEGRSNLLSSHIAKRNKGSEQVPSSFPLGASKTSHGYGKDEEEEFFI; this is encoded by the exons ATGGATGGAAGGGCAGACTCGTTGGTGATGACTGTGCACTTGCTTGCCAAATGTGGACACGCGTTGCCCTTGCAACAAGCCCTCAATCAGCTTCAAGAATGGATCTGCCTGGACGTGCGCCTCTTCCTTGTGTCGGAACGCACTTCTCCCATAAAGTATTATGAGACGTACCGCCAGAGGAGCTCCAGGTTCCCTGGGACATCTGTGTTACTTTTCCTGCATGAGGACTTGGGGGAAGAGCGGATTTTCCAAGTCCACGACTTTTTCCAGCACCCGCCGTGGCAGCGAGTCCACCTGGAGATTGCCAGCAGGAAGCTGTCGCCCCATACCCTTGAGGACCAGGACTTCTATGGGCTGGACGAGCACATGCCCGTGTGGGGACTGAGGCAAGTTCATTACGGCACGGAAATCTTGCGCGTTACGCTCTACTGTAGCTTTGATAACTACGCCGATGCAGTGAGGCTCTACGAGACAATCCTGCAGAAGGAAGCGACTGTGCAGAAAAGCAGCTTCTGTGCCTTCGTGCTGCACGTGACAGAGAGCATTGCGGTCCAGCTCTGCTTGAAGCAGCTGCCTCTGGGAATATGCGTGGACTCGAAGGAGTCTTCGGTGTTGCAGTTCAAGGTGCATGAAATCGGACAGCTGGTACCGCTTCTGCCTAATCCCTGCATTCCTATTAGCAGCACTAGGTGGCAAACTGAAGACTACGAAGGGAACAAGATCCTGTTTCAG gtTCAAGGCAACTCGAAGCACACTGGAAATCAAGACTCCTCTTCTAGTTGGCACAGCCATGAACACAAGGAAGGGCCCCTTCACTACCCCTGCAGTCCATCTCCATTGGCCATAAGAAAAATTGCAGTACAGCCCAAAAACCGGACAGTTCGAGCCATGAAGAATAAAAGCAAATCCTCACGAGAAGGTGCATATGCTCCAGGAAGTATTTGCAGTCACTCACCAAGCAACCTTTGCTCTTCATCCCAGTCATATagtccagcaggttcttcttgccAGGGCTTAGGCCCTTCTCAAACGAACTTGGCCACTAAATTGCGACATTCCAGTCATGAACTCTGGCCTTGTCAAAGGGTGGAGGAGACTGATGTTGACACAGGCAACAAAGTGATCCTTTCCGACTGCAGTGATTCGCCACTAAGTAGATTTTCACAAGACATACAGAAAGCGCTTCTTCAGTCTCAGGCATCCTGCTGTCTGTTAACGGGATCAGGCTCCACAATCAGCTTGCACTCTGAGGGCAGAAGCAATCTGTTGTCATCACACATCGCCAAGAGGAATAAAGGATCAGAACAGGTGCCATCAAGTTTCCCCTTGGGAGCATCCAAAACAAGCCATGGATATGGAAAGGATGAGGAAGAAGAATTCTTTATATGA
- the FAM124B gene encoding protein FAM124B isoform X1 has product MEPGAGSVRFQCSGLTAFSTSHYTMDGRADSLVMTVHLLAKCGHALPLQQALNQLQEWICLDVRLFLVSERTSPIKYYETYRQRSSRFPGTSVLLFLHEDLGEERIFQVHDFFQHPPWQRVHLEIASRKLSPHTLEDQDFYGLDEHMPVWGLRQVHYGTEILRVTLYCSFDNYADAVRLYETILQKEATVQKSSFCAFVLHVTESIAVQLCLKQLPLGICVDSKESSVLQFKVHEIGQLVPLLPNPCIPISSTRWQTEDYEGNKILFQVQGNSKHTGNQDSSSSWHSHEHKEGPLHYPCSPSPLAIRKIAVQPKNRTVRAMKNKSKSSREGAYAPGSICSHSPSNLCSSSQSYSPAGSSCQGLGPSQTNLATKLRHSSHELWPCQRVEETDVDTGNKVILSDCSDSPLSRFSQDIQKALLQSQASCCLLTGSGSTISLHSEGRSNLLSSHIAKRNKGSEQVPSSFPLGASKTSHGYGKDEEEEFFI; this is encoded by the exons ATGGAGCCGGGCGCTGGCTCTGTCAG GTTCCAATGCAGTGGATTGACAGCATTTTCTACAA GTCACTATACAATGGATGGAAGGGCAGACTCGTTGGTGATGACTGTGCACTTGCTTGCCAAATGTGGACACGCGTTGCCCTTGCAACAAGCCCTCAATCAGCTTCAAGAATGGATCTGCCTGGACGTGCGCCTCTTCCTTGTGTCGGAACGCACTTCTCCCATAAAGTATTATGAGACGTACCGCCAGAGGAGCTCCAGGTTCCCTGGGACATCTGTGTTACTTTTCCTGCATGAGGACTTGGGGGAAGAGCGGATTTTCCAAGTCCACGACTTTTTCCAGCACCCGCCGTGGCAGCGAGTCCACCTGGAGATTGCCAGCAGGAAGCTGTCGCCCCATACCCTTGAGGACCAGGACTTCTATGGGCTGGACGAGCACATGCCCGTGTGGGGACTGAGGCAAGTTCATTACGGCACGGAAATCTTGCGCGTTACGCTCTACTGTAGCTTTGATAACTACGCCGATGCAGTGAGGCTCTACGAGACAATCCTGCAGAAGGAAGCGACTGTGCAGAAAAGCAGCTTCTGTGCCTTCGTGCTGCACGTGACAGAGAGCATTGCGGTCCAGCTCTGCTTGAAGCAGCTGCCTCTGGGAATATGCGTGGACTCGAAGGAGTCTTCGGTGTTGCAGTTCAAGGTGCATGAAATCGGACAGCTGGTACCGCTTCTGCCTAATCCCTGCATTCCTATTAGCAGCACTAGGTGGCAAACTGAAGACTACGAAGGGAACAAGATCCTGTTTCAG gtTCAAGGCAACTCGAAGCACACTGGAAATCAAGACTCCTCTTCTAGTTGGCACAGCCATGAACACAAGGAAGGGCCCCTTCACTACCCCTGCAGTCCATCTCCATTGGCCATAAGAAAAATTGCAGTACAGCCCAAAAACCGGACAGTTCGAGCCATGAAGAATAAAAGCAAATCCTCACGAGAAGGTGCATATGCTCCAGGAAGTATTTGCAGTCACTCACCAAGCAACCTTTGCTCTTCATCCCAGTCATATagtccagcaggttcttcttgccAGGGCTTAGGCCCTTCTCAAACGAACTTGGCCACTAAATTGCGACATTCCAGTCATGAACTCTGGCCTTGTCAAAGGGTGGAGGAGACTGATGTTGACACAGGCAACAAAGTGATCCTTTCCGACTGCAGTGATTCGCCACTAAGTAGATTTTCACAAGACATACAGAAAGCGCTTCTTCAGTCTCAGGCATCCTGCTGTCTGTTAACGGGATCAGGCTCCACAATCAGCTTGCACTCTGAGGGCAGAAGCAATCTGTTGTCATCACACATCGCCAAGAGGAATAAAGGATCAGAACAGGTGCCATCAAGTTTCCCCTTGGGAGCATCCAAAACAAGCCATGGATATGGAAAGGATGAGGAAGAAGAATTCTTTATATGA